One genomic segment of uncultured Desulfobacter sp. includes these proteins:
- a CDS encoding permease, whose amino-acid sequence MNTNTAQTGAIQKIKNSGLVLNLFAGLAGVVLWWLIYNQLPGLSQWLTYDLLSISQGSHLGDSIEFFFYDTPKVMMLLFLVVFGVGIIRSFFTPEKTRAFLSGKSEFAGNILAALLGIVTPFCSCSAVPLFIGFVTAGVPLGVTFSFLIAAPMVNEIALGLLYGLLGWKVAAIYLGTGLFIAIGAGWVIGRLKLENHIEDWVTQANMADVEVEEEKLTWNERFIYGWDAVKEIIGKVWIYVILGIAVGAGIHGFVPEGVMASIMGKGSWWSVPASVLVGVPMYSNAAGVIPVVEALLGKGAALGSVLAFMMSVIALSLPEIVILRKVLKPRLIAVFVGVVACGILLVGYLFNIIL is encoded by the coding sequence ATGAATACAAATACTGCCCAAACAGGGGCAATTCAAAAAATTAAAAATTCAGGATTAGTGTTGAATCTTTTCGCGGGGTTAGCAGGCGTTGTCCTATGGTGGCTGATATATAATCAACTGCCCGGATTATCCCAATGGCTGACCTATGACCTGTTGTCTATCAGTCAAGGCTCCCACCTGGGGGATTCCATAGAGTTCTTTTTTTATGATACCCCTAAAGTTATGATGCTGCTCTTCCTGGTTGTTTTTGGCGTGGGCATTATCAGAAGTTTTTTTACCCCTGAAAAAACCCGGGCATTTCTGTCCGGCAAAAGTGAATTTGCAGGCAATATTCTGGCCGCACTGCTGGGCATTGTGACGCCGTTCTGCTCCTGTTCTGCAGTACCCTTATTTATCGGTTTTGTAACAGCAGGAGTGCCTCTTGGGGTGACCTTTTCCTTTCTTATTGCCGCCCCCATGGTCAATGAAATCGCCCTGGGTCTTTTATACGGGCTCCTGGGATGGAAAGTTGCGGCCATTTACTTGGGAACCGGTCTTTTTATTGCCATCGGGGCCGGGTGGGTTATCGGGCGGCTCAAGCTTGAAAATCATATTGAAGACTGGGTAACCCAGGCCAATATGGCCGATGTTGAGGTGGAAGAGGAAAAACTGACTTGGAATGAACGCTTCATATACGGATGGGATGCCGTGAAAGAGATCATCGGCAAAGTCTGGATCTATGTCATTTTGGGTATCGCTGTCGGTGCCGGCATCCACGGTTTTGTTCCTGAAGGGGTCATGGCCTCCATCATGGGCAAGGGCTCCTGGTGGTCTGTGCCTGCCTCTGTCCTGGTCGGTGTACCCATGTACTCCAATGCCGCAGGCGTTATCCCTGTAGTTGAGGCGCTCCTGGGCAAGGGTGCGGCACTTGGCTCTGTCCTTGCCTTCATGATGAGTGTCATTGCCCTGTCCCTGCCGGAAATAGTTATCCTGCGGAAAGTGCTTAAACCCCGACTGATCGCCGTATTTGTCGGCGTTGTGGCCTGCGGTATTCTTTTGGTGGGGTATTTGTTTAACATAATTCTTTAA
- a CDS encoding TenA family protein, whose product MKAAGRYTQKMWDAVASIYEDTITHPFVVQLAKGTLDKNNFAHFLSQDILYLKDDNLALDLIAEKAPNASEKQFFQLLAKDGLDIEKNLHNEFLKYFDIEEAEEKSPAIEKYTSFLLNHSENSVFALAAAALLPCFWVYNSVGNHILTIAEADNEYQMWIDTYHSEEYEQYTQRFIDIVERIASGADEELHQEMLKAFTLSTQYELDFFEEAMKK is encoded by the coding sequence ATGAAAGCGGCAGGAAGATACACCCAAAAAATGTGGGATGCGGTAGCTTCTATTTATGAGGATACAATTACTCATCCCTTCGTTGTACAACTGGCGAAAGGCACGTTAGATAAAAATAATTTTGCACATTTCCTGTCGCAGGATATCCTTTATCTCAAGGATGATAATCTGGCTTTGGACCTGATAGCCGAAAAAGCGCCCAACGCATCTGAAAAGCAATTCTTTCAACTGTTAGCCAAAGATGGGCTGGACATTGAAAAAAACCTTCACAATGAATTCCTGAAATATTTTGATATTGAGGAAGCTGAAGAAAAGTCTCCTGCAATTGAAAAATACACGTCCTTTCTGCTCAACCACAGTGAAAATTCCGTATTTGCTCTTGCTGCTGCGGCACTTTTACCTTGTTTCTGGGTGTATAACAGCGTTGGTAATCATATCTTGACCATTGCGGAAGCTGACAACGAATACCAGATGTGGATCGACACCTATCACAGTGAAGAGTACGAGCAATACACGCAAAGATTTATTGATATTGTAGAGCGGATAGCATCAGGGGCAGATGAAGAACTTCATCAGGAAATGTTGAAAGCCTTCACGCTATCAACACAATATGAACTCGATTTCTTTGAAGAAGCTATGAAAAAGTAA
- a CDS encoding class I SAM-dependent methyltransferase has translation MDKKRNFDEFAEAYDAWFFDNMNLLNSEVNLVAYFMKDAGDTFSVGCGSGLFESILERDFNIPIQYGLEPSDGMAEIARKRGIIVDVTTAEDADLGEEQYDTILFNGTPSYINDLQSVFHKAYTALRKGGKIVVIDVPKESSYATMYNLAKSLETWEHPLLEGVHPRDPYPIEFVKVANWRTTTEKVEMLKTAGFQDFDYAQTLTKHPLYSNNMEEQPIPGFDCGDYVAICSFKK, from the coding sequence ATGGATAAAAAAAGAAATTTTGACGAATTTGCAGAAGCATATGATGCGTGGTTTTTTGACAATATGAATCTGTTAAATTCAGAGGTGAACCTGGTCGCTTATTTTATGAAAGATGCGGGTGATACCTTTTCTGTAGGGTGCGGAAGTGGTCTTTTTGAATCAATCCTGGAAAGAGATTTTAACATTCCCATTCAGTACGGTCTCGAACCATCAGACGGAATGGCTGAGATTGCCCGCAAACGCGGGATAATTGTTGATGTAACCACAGCGGAAGACGCCGATCTGGGCGAAGAACAATACGATACGATCCTATTCAACGGCACACCAAGCTATATCAATGACCTGCAGTCCGTGTTTCACAAAGCCTATACTGCTTTGAGAAAAGGAGGTAAAATCGTGGTTATTGATGTTCCTAAGGAAAGTTCATACGCAACCATGTATAACCTGGCAAAAAGTCTCGAAACATGGGAACATCCATTATTGGAAGGGGTTCACCCAAGGGACCCGTATCCAATTGAATTTGTAAAGGTTGCCAACTGGCGTACAACTACTGAAAAAGTCGAGATGCTTAAAACAGCAGGTTTTCAAGACTTTGATTATGCACAAACGCTCACTAAACATCCGCTATACTCAAACAATATGGAAGAACAACCAATTCCGGGGTTTGACTGCGGTGATTATGTTGCCATTTGTTCCTTTAAAAAATAA
- a CDS encoding IS701 family transposase has protein sequence MQKNIDPIRSKLQFKGSLKDFSPVTLQQVYGSELEPLWNELVQRHHYLGHRNLLGKRLKYLAFIEACPVAALSWSAPAKRLEARDKFIGWSDDSRQRSLHRIAANSRFVIFPWVQIPNFGSHILGMNLRCLRKDWLEKFHDELLLVETFVDPSFFQGTVYKASNWRKLGRTKGYTKCGKRYIYHGQIKEIYIYILDSCYRKILGVPSTDFLEHRLSKNVEETSLSLQQSEWTPELLEEFELTDHDFDSIAQELTEFHNIFSDCFCRSEQESLGLTYISGLMSATEKKTAERIALEIKTPQSVRSTQRFLKTYKWDHGAMLQMHQQQVVQQIATEDGMITVDPSEFPKKGKKSVGVAHQYCGNTGKKDNCQSGVFIGYVSGKGYGLIDAQLYMPKSWFEKDHEELRKINLVPEDLVFQTKNDIASNLIKSVSKRFPARWIGCDAGLGSDMDFLKSLPNSLYYFADIKSNSKVFLEKPEVGIPPYAGKGKRPTKPKVLSDHKPISVSKLEKSDQLKWQFVNLGEGSKGPLLAQVACIRVFPSRDGLPQTDPVWLIIRKRTDGQIRYAFSNAPETISFEELCRASCLRWSIERCFQEGKMHLGMDHYEHRSWPAWHRHMIYVMLAQHFLFRVRKRLKKNA, from the coding sequence ATGCAGAAAAATATTGATCCCATTAGAAGCAAATTGCAATTCAAAGGTTCATTGAAAGATTTTTCTCCAGTAACTCTGCAGCAAGTTTACGGAAGTGAACTTGAGCCCTTGTGGAATGAATTAGTTCAACGGCATCATTATTTGGGACATAGGAACCTTTTGGGAAAAAGACTGAAGTATCTGGCATTTATAGAAGCTTGCCCAGTTGCAGCTTTATCATGGAGCGCACCGGCTAAAAGACTTGAAGCCAGAGATAAATTTATTGGATGGTCCGACGATTCCAGACAACGCTCCCTTCATCGGATTGCAGCCAATAGTAGATTTGTCATTTTTCCATGGGTTCAAATTCCTAACTTTGGATCACACATCCTGGGGATGAATCTCCGTTGTCTCCGAAAAGACTGGTTAGAAAAGTTTCATGATGAGCTTTTATTGGTAGAAACTTTTGTCGATCCTTCCTTTTTCCAGGGAACCGTTTACAAAGCGAGCAATTGGAGAAAATTGGGAAGAACAAAAGGATATACCAAATGCGGGAAGAGATATATCTATCATGGTCAAATCAAAGAAATTTACATATACATTCTTGATTCTTGCTACAGAAAAATTTTAGGCGTTCCCTCCACAGATTTTCTTGAACATCGTTTATCAAAAAATGTGGAGGAAACAAGTTTGTCATTACAGCAGTCTGAATGGACACCCGAACTGTTGGAAGAGTTTGAGTTGACTGACCATGATTTTGATTCAATCGCTCAAGAATTAACGGAATTTCACAATATTTTCTCAGACTGTTTTTGCCGAAGCGAGCAAGAAAGTCTTGGTTTGACTTATATTTCCGGTTTAATGAGCGCAACTGAAAAAAAAACTGCAGAGAGGATCGCCCTGGAAATCAAAACCCCTCAATCTGTACGGTCAACCCAGCGTTTTTTAAAAACGTACAAATGGGATCATGGCGCCATGCTTCAAATGCACCAACAGCAGGTCGTCCAGCAGATTGCAACTGAAGACGGTATGATAACGGTAGATCCGTCTGAATTTCCAAAAAAAGGAAAGAAATCCGTTGGTGTTGCACATCAATATTGCGGCAATACCGGCAAAAAAGACAATTGTCAATCAGGTGTATTTATCGGCTATGTCAGCGGAAAAGGGTATGGCCTCATTGATGCTCAACTATATATGCCGAAATCATGGTTTGAGAAAGACCATGAAGAGCTTCGGAAAATCAATCTCGTTCCGGAAGATTTAGTATTTCAAACAAAAAACGACATTGCGTCGAACTTGATAAAGTCTGTCAGTAAAAGATTTCCTGCCCGCTGGATAGGTTGCGATGCAGGTCTTGGCAGCGATATGGATTTTTTAAAGTCCTTGCCGAATTCGCTTTATTATTTTGCCGATATAAAATCAAACAGCAAAGTTTTTTTGGAAAAACCGGAAGTTGGCATTCCTCCATATGCAGGAAAGGGAAAACGTCCTACAAAACCCAAAGTATTGTCGGATCACAAACCAATTTCCGTATCAAAACTGGAAAAGTCAGATCAACTCAAGTGGCAGTTCGTGAATTTAGGGGAAGGAAGCAAAGGCCCACTGCTTGCGCAAGTAGCATGCATAAGGGTCTTTCCTTCGCGGGATGGATTACCACAGACTGATCCGGTTTGGTTAATTATTAGAAAACGAACTGATGGCCAAATCAGATATGCATTTTCAAATGCACCGGAAACAATATCGTTTGAAGAGCTATGCCGGGCATCTTGCCTGCGCTGGTCTATCGAACGCTGCTTTCAGGAAGGAAAAATGCATCTTGGCATGGATCACTATGAACATCGATCATGGCCGGCATGGCATCGACACATGATTTATGTAATGCTTGCGCAACATTTTCTTTTTCGTGTTAGAAAACGGCTAAAAAAAAATGCCTAA
- the istB gene encoding IS21-like element helper ATPase IstB, protein MMSDRDQIENHLKGLHMPTMRHSYEEMADQARAESWGYEHYLLQLLTLECEVRWQNRIARNLRASKLPPSKTFENLDKKRLPIKVTNHLNILTDGSFLSRSENILAFGNPGSGKTHLLCAIGHELIAKGKQVLFITCSQLVQDLLIAKKELELTKKLKSLSRFDAVIIDDIGYVQQSREEMEVLFTFLADRYEQGSLMITSNLPFSKWEHIFKDPMTTAAAIDRLVHHSIIFELNVESYRMEQAQKEKK, encoded by the coding sequence ATGATGAGTGACCGTGATCAGATCGAGAACCATCTCAAGGGCCTCCATATGCCGACCATGCGCCACAGCTATGAAGAAATGGCAGATCAGGCCCGGGCGGAGTCTTGGGGGTATGAACATTATCTTTTGCAGCTGTTAACCCTTGAATGCGAAGTGCGTTGGCAAAATCGGATAGCGCGGAACCTGAGGGCATCCAAGCTGCCACCCTCAAAGACCTTTGAAAATTTAGATAAAAAACGCCTTCCCATAAAGGTCACTAATCATTTGAATATACTGACCGACGGTTCCTTTTTGAGTCGATCTGAAAATATTCTGGCCTTTGGGAATCCTGGAAGCGGGAAAACCCATCTGCTGTGTGCCATTGGCCATGAATTGATTGCAAAGGGAAAACAGGTCCTTTTCATCACATGCAGTCAACTTGTCCAGGATCTGCTGATCGCCAAAAAAGAACTTGAGTTGACAAAGAAGCTCAAGAGCCTCTCCAGATTTGATGCCGTGATCATTGATGATATCGGATATGTCCAGCAAAGCCGGGAAGAGATGGAGGTTCTGTTCACATTCCTGGCAGACCGGTATGAACAAGGCAGCCTGATGATCACCAGCAATCTTCCCTTTTCTAAGTGGGAACATATTTTCAAGGACCCGATGACAACCGCCGCTGCTATCGACCGGTTGGTTCACCACAGCATTATTTTTGAATTGAATGTTGAAAGCTATCGTATGGAGCAGGCCCAAAAGGAGAAAAAATAA